Sequence from the Thermococcus nautili genome:
TCTTGTGCCCTTTGTCAGCATCATCACGTCGCTCGTGACCTGCAGGATGCAGTAAACCGCGCTTGGGGTTATCACAAGGTAGTCGTTGGAGGGCTCTATCTCCGCCAGTCCCTTCTTGAGCTCGGGCAGCTTTGCGGAGAGCTCCTCGGGGGATTCAAGCGTCCCGCCTATGGGCAGGCCCTCGGTAGTTGCGAGAAGGAAGCCGCTTATTTCGAACTTTCTGAGGAGCATATCTTTAAAGTCCAAAAACTCTTGGCTCTCCGGTCTCAGAAGTTTCCTAAGCCTATCAAGCAGGCCCATCTTTACCAACCTCCATCCCAATGCGTTTCATATATGATGAACACGAGGTCTCGACGAGTTCAACTCCCCGCGTTTTGAACCATTCATACGGATTCTCATGGGAGATTTCTTTTGAAATCCTCCTCGAAAGCCGTTTTTGAATTCGAATTAGCTCCTCTGAGGTTATCCACTGGTATTCGACTCCAAGGTTCTTTAGGTGCCTCGTCAATTTGTTGTCTTTGCCTCTGGTTGGAACGAGCGGAGGCGTTCTTGAGAGAAGAATGAGGGTTCGCTTTCCCTTCAGGCACTCTAAAACTCCATCGATTGTGTCTATGATGGGTTTGAGCCTGAGTGACTCTGCAAGCTTCCACAGAAGTATTTTGCAGTTTTTGACATCAACCATGAGGAGGAGTCTGTTGCGCTGTTCCTTCAGCGTGATGTGGAGAACTAGAATCCCAACGACCGCGTCCCACTCAAGAAGCGTTTGAAGGATTTCTCCCGAGATTTGCTTTGTTCTGTGCTCCCTGATGACGCTCCAAACCTTGTACCGAGATATTTTAACCCCCGTCTTCAAGAGGTGGTTGTGGATTTCCTCTATGGTATGCCCCCGCTCCTTTAAATCGACTATGAGGTTTACTATTTCTGATGGAAGTTCTTTCTTTTTCCTGCCTGGAGTTTTAATCTGTTTCGTTTTAAGAACCTGGAGTACGCGCCTTCGCGACACGCCCAGCACCGCCGCGATTTCATCGAGCTTCATTCCATCCTCTCGAAGCTTCAGTATCCTTTCAACGTCCTCTGGTTTGAGCTTCATAGGTCGTTGTGTGCTACTAATTTGGCAGGTTTATATAACTAATGCGAAATCTTTTCCAAATAATAGGCGGCAAATATTATATCGCGTCGTGACATCGTGTTGCTGACCTGCCCCTTCGAGGGGTGTCACCCATGACGGAGGCGAAGGTCGTGGAGAGGGTTAATGAGAGGTCTGAGGAAATGGCGACTAAAATAAACAACCTGATTCTCTACGGAATATACAAAGTCCTCGGGGCTGGAGCCAAGGGACTTGGAAACTCTGTTGGTGAGGAGCTTTTGAATACAATGATGGAGGAGTACGGACTAAACTTTGAGGGAAGCGATGACCCCCAGGAGCTCCTCAACCGCTTCACAGAGGTTATGATAAACACCCTCGGGTTTGCCGAGAGGGGTGAAATCATCGTGAACGGAAACAACGTCACCTTGAAGCTCGACAATCCCATGGACCTGTACGCCCTTCAGCTACTCGAGAAGAAGGGCATGAAGCCCATGCTCTACCCGATGGCCAACGCCATAGCCGTCGCCATCAAGAAGTTCAGCGGAAAGAACGTCCTGATTAAGGAAATTCGCGTTTCGGACAAGCACGTTGAAGTTGATATGCTGATTCTGGGGTGATGTGAATGTTTGAGAACGTTATTGCAGACCTTCTCAGGGTTGATGGCGTCAAGGGAGTTGCCATAGTGAGCAAGGACGGTCTCCTCATCGAGGGTCAGGCGAGCGACAGGACGATAGACGTTGAGAGCGTCGCCGCGATGGTCGCGACCATCTACGGTACTGCACTCAACGTGTCCAATGAGGTCTTCCACGAGGAAGCCGTTGACATGGTCACGCTCGAATCGCCGAAGGGCAAAATCATTACCGTCGAGGCGGGTGAAAACGCGGTCCTGACGGTTCTCACAGACCCGAAGGTCAACCTCGGTCTCGTCAGGATTTACCTCAAGAGGAACGCCCAGAAGGTCGCCTCAATGCTTTAGCCGGTGAAAGCGGATGTTTGGGGGCAAACTGATACGGATAGAAACTAATGAAAGCCTTCCCGAGGTCATTAAAAGCCTCGGGGACGGCTACGTTCTCTTTTCTTGGCGCGAGGGAGGGGACCTTAGGAGGGCGTTTCTTTTCGTTAGCTCTGGGGAGGTTGTTGGAGCGTTCGTGGAGTCAGTGCTCCAGGGCTACGCCAGGGAGGGAGAGGCCGCAGTGGAAGACATAGAAAATGCGTTGGCGGGAGGGTTAGTAAGGGCCTACGAACTCTATGCGGCATCATCCAGGGAGATACTCTCCGAAAGACCGACACTCCGCGTGAGTTCGTTTCCCTTCGCGAGCATCAGCGGCGATAACGTTGAGGGCCTGCTAAAGCTTTACCGCTCCTTCAGCGGTTGGCTTCAGGTTCGCGCTGGAGACAGAGAGTGGCGCTTGGTCGTTGAAAACGGCATGACACTTAAGGCTCATTTAACTGGGGAGAACCTGCTCGGCGACGAGGCTGTTCTATCGCTCCTCAGGGAATTCGGCCACGTAATCAAAAACGGTACATACCGCTTCTTCTCGGGAACCGCTAGACTCCCCGAGGGAAGTGAAGTCGTTGAGCACTCAACTTCCTTCCTTGACGTCGTTGAGTCTTTCCAGCTAAAGAGGGTCATTGAGTCCGGGTTATCCTTTTAAACCCCTTCCTTTTTCTCCAACCGATGCGCTATGAAGCTTGAGGAGTTCATACCCGACGCCAGGACGCGGGCGCTCATAGAGAGGACGCGCGAGTTCGCGAGGGGTTTCTTTGAGAGGGAGGGAACGCACGGATTCAGCCACGTGGAGAGGGTCTTCAACCTCTGCATGCACATAGGCAGGGAGGAAGGGGCGGACCTCGAAGTCCTCGCCCTCGCCTCGCTCCTCCATGACATAGCGAGGCCCCTTGAGGACGCCGGCAAAGTTGAAGACCACGCGGTAGAGGGCGCGAAAATCGCGAAGCGCTTCCTATTGAGCCTTGGTTATCCGGAGAAGAAGGCAGAGGCGGTGGCTCACGCAATAGAGGCCCACCGCTTTTCGAGGGGTCCGGAGCCGAGAACGCTCGAGGCGAAGATACTC
This genomic interval carries:
- a CDS encoding roadblock/LC7 domain-containing protein encodes the protein MFENVIADLLRVDGVKGVAIVSKDGLLIEGQASDRTIDVESVAAMVATIYGTALNVSNEVFHEEAVDMVTLESPKGKIITVEAGENAVLTVLTDPKVNLGLVRIYLKRNAQKVASML
- a CDS encoding DUF2226 domain-containing protein; this encodes MFGGKLIRIETNESLPEVIKSLGDGYVLFSWREGGDLRRAFLFVSSGEVVGAFVESVLQGYAREGEAAVEDIENALAGGLVRAYELYAASSREILSERPTLRVSSFPFASISGDNVEGLLKLYRSFSGWLQVRAGDREWRLVVENGMTLKAHLTGENLLGDEAVLSLLREFGHVIKNGTYRFFSGTARLPEGSEVVEHSTSFLDVVESFQLKRVIESGLSF
- a CDS encoding HD domain-containing protein, with product MKLEEFIPDARTRALIERTREFARGFFEREGTHGFSHVERVFNLCMHIGREEGADLEVLALASLLHDIARPLEDAGKVEDHAVEGAKIAKRFLLSLGYPEKKAEAVAHAIEAHRFSRGPEPRTLEAKILSDADKLDAIGAIGIARVFMYSGEHGRDIEASLRHFEEKILKLKDLMYTETAKRIAEDRHRFTVEFIERIRREIEGEL